The Sphingobacterium bambusae genome includes a window with the following:
- a CDS encoding glycosyltransferase family 2 protein, giving the protein MSITTSLDVFLVVMTLVYTFLVLYMRWGWDRINWFSGRQSTQPGLAKVSVLIAARNEEENIARTLDCIVAQDFPKDRLEIIVVDDHSTDATADIVAGYAARGVKLIKLNEGDKLNSYKKLAISRAIAAATGDIMVTTDADCRMGVRWLSTVIACFEQSDAKMLSSPVVYSEEKSYFERLQTLEFLYLIGLGAAGIGNGHPTTCNGANLAYRRDVFYAMGGFNGIDNLASGDDELFLHKVAEQHADKIGFCKSKDAVVYTDAKPSLKAFISQRKRWASKSTRYKDKKVVALGVSIWLFNLALLAAAVHFLVDLPNLHGLFLIAFALKVVAEYIFIYPLCAFADRRNLLVNLPFLSLIHALYLLYIGVAGNVGKYSWKDRKVN; this is encoded by the coding sequence ATGTCAATAACAACAAGTCTTGATGTTTTTTTGGTAGTAATGACCCTTGTGTATACCTTCTTGGTGTTGTATATGCGCTGGGGTTGGGACCGTATCAACTGGTTTTCAGGGCGACAATCCACACAGCCCGGCTTGGCTAAGGTGTCGGTGCTCATTGCGGCGCGCAACGAAGAGGAGAATATTGCGCGCACACTGGATTGCATCGTTGCACAGGATTTTCCAAAAGATAGACTGGAAATTATCGTGGTAGATGACCATTCCACAGATGCTACCGCGGACATTGTTGCGGGCTACGCTGCCCGCGGCGTGAAGTTGATCAAGCTTAACGAAGGTGATAAATTAAATTCCTATAAAAAATTGGCCATTAGCCGTGCTATAGCAGCGGCTACCGGCGATATTATGGTGACTACCGACGCCGATTGCCGCATGGGCGTTCGCTGGCTTTCCACCGTCATTGCCTGTTTCGAACAGTCGGATGCCAAAATGCTTTCTTCGCCGGTGGTTTATTCGGAGGAAAAGAGCTACTTTGAACGTTTACAAACCTTGGAATTCCTATATCTTATCGGTTTGGGCGCCGCCGGGATTGGCAACGGACATCCGACAACATGCAATGGCGCCAACTTAGCCTACCGACGTGATGTCTTCTATGCCATGGGGGGATTCAACGGTATCGACAATCTGGCTTCGGGGGATGATGAGCTTTTCCTGCACAAGGTGGCTGAGCAGCATGCCGACAAAATAGGTTTCTGTAAATCTAAGGATGCTGTTGTTTACACGGATGCGAAGCCTTCTTTAAAAGCTTTCATCAGCCAGCGAAAACGTTGGGCATCCAAAAGTACCAGATATAAGGATAAAAAGGTGGTAGCACTGGGCGTAAGCATATGGCTCTTTAATTTGGCCTTATTGGCTGCTGCTGTACACTTTTTAGTCGATTTGCCTAATCTGCATGGGTTGTTTCTGATTGCTTTCGCACTTAAAGTAGTAGCAGAGTATATTTTTATCTATCCGCTATGTGCGTTCGCCGATCGAAGAAACTTGTTGGTTAATTTACCCTTTTTGTCGCTGATTCATGCGCTGTATCTGCTGTACATTGGTGTGGCAGGAAATGTAGGGAAATATAGTTGGAAAGATAGAAAGGTAAACTAA
- a CDS encoding lysylphosphatidylglycerol synthase domain-containing protein — translation MNLLIKLAIVAMACWFIVTKVNNQKNLREFNALLDGVGDLAVRTTLSLVVIMMFMNWAIEVVKWKYLSRRIEQISWWKSIQSVFCGLTWAIFTPNRIGEYGGRIMLLKAQNRATGAVAMGVGLFAQLVLTSVFGALSIAWFVCTYLPTPDAVQFAVWLLGIIYALAFLVLYFNVHWVDKLVGRLRFLRKIKPFFAVLEDFSTRELTNVLLLSLARFVIFTSQYIVLMLVFLPSMPFAAMVLMIFILFFIQSAVPSLDIFDFSVRSFVASNLYSYITTQEIAVMAIVSCIWFVNLILPAILGSVFVFNVNYVNNNKS, via the coding sequence TTGAACCTGCTCATCAAGCTTGCTATCGTGGCAATGGCTTGTTGGTTTATCGTCACCAAGGTCAACAATCAAAAAAATCTTCGTGAATTTAATGCCCTGCTGGACGGCGTGGGAGATCTGGCCGTGCGTACGACCTTGTCCCTTGTCGTTATCATGATGTTCATGAACTGGGCTATAGAAGTGGTGAAGTGGAAGTACTTGAGCCGGCGTATAGAGCAAATAAGTTGGTGGAAATCTATACAATCCGTTTTTTGTGGCCTTACTTGGGCTATTTTTACCCCGAATAGGATAGGCGAATATGGCGGCCGAATCATGTTGCTGAAAGCGCAAAATAGGGCTACGGGTGCGGTAGCAATGGGGGTTGGTTTGTTTGCGCAGCTGGTGCTTACCAGTGTGTTCGGCGCCTTGAGTATCGCTTGGTTTGTATGTACCTACCTACCGACACCCGATGCTGTGCAGTTTGCGGTATGGCTTCTGGGGATTATTTACGCCTTGGCGTTTTTAGTGCTCTATTTCAATGTGCATTGGGTAGATAAGCTGGTCGGACGTCTTCGTTTTTTACGGAAAATTAAACCGTTCTTTGCGGTTTTAGAGGATTTTAGCACGCGAGAGCTTACTAACGTCCTGCTTTTGTCGCTGGCGAGATTTGTGATTTTTACCTCGCAGTATATTGTATTGATGCTGGTCTTTTTGCCCAGTATGCCCTTTGCTGCAATGGTACTAATGATCTTTATCCTGTTTTTTATCCAAAGCGCCGTCCCTTCCTTAGATATTTTCGATTTTAGTGTACGTAGCTTTGTGGCGAGTAATCTTTACAGCTACATCACTACACAAGAGATTGCAGTGATGGCCATCGTGTCTTGCATTTGGTTTGTCAATTTAATACTTCCGGCCATTTTGGGGTCGGTGTTCGTTTTTAATGTTAATTATGTCAATAACAACAAGTCTTGA
- a CDS encoding Lrp/AsnC ligand binding domain-containing protein, with the protein MDKKYSNYDLDNLDVQILSILMENASIPYTEIAKKLIVSGGTIHVRMKKMEELGIIKGSELIINPQKVGFDITAFLGIYLEKGSQYSDAVKQLQSIKEVVELHYCTGQYSMFAKIVCRDTAHLRKVLNEDIQALTGIQRTETIISLEESIKRQISL; encoded by the coding sequence ATGGATAAAAAGTATTCAAATTACGATTTAGACAATTTAGATGTTCAAATTTTGTCTATTTTAATGGAAAACGCCTCAATTCCATACACAGAAATAGCAAAAAAGCTGATAGTTTCGGGAGGAACTATACACGTGAGGATGAAAAAGATGGAAGAACTAGGAATAATCAAAGGATCAGAGCTCATAATCAACCCACAGAAGGTAGGTTTTGATATTACGGCCTTCTTGGGAATCTATTTGGAAAAAGGTTCGCAATATTCCGATGCTGTAAAACAGCTTCAATCCATTAAAGAGGTTGTGGAACTACACTATTGTACGGGGCAATACAGTATGTTCGCAAAAATTGTATGCCGTGATACAGCTCATTTACGGAAAGTATTGAACGAGGACATCCAAGCGCTTACCGGAATTCAGCGTACAGAAACCATTATTTCTTTGGAAGAGAGCATCAAAAGGCAGATTTCACTTTAA
- a CDS encoding lysophospholipid acyltransferase family protein, producing MRKLIGFILTPLFYFSFSLSLIVFHPIQWLCLKLGGYKVHKKSVDILNGFLVACNYTLFNRTRFIDNKNIPVGRPVIFVANHQSTFDIPPLIFFLRRFHGKFISKIELAQAGIPSISFNLVHGGAANIDRKDPKQSISEILKLAMNMKTKGWSAFIFPEGTRTKTGQMKPFSIGGIATLLKKVPDALVVPVAINGSYRMVEYGMFPLRPFTSMSWEVLDPIDTVGLNAEEIVKKAEEIIKQKMEG from the coding sequence ATGAGAAAGTTAATCGGTTTTATCCTTACCCCCCTTTTTTATTTCAGTTTTTCGCTGTCTCTTATCGTATTCCATCCTATCCAATGGCTTTGTTTAAAACTGGGCGGATACAAGGTTCATAAAAAAAGTGTCGACATATTAAATGGCTTTCTTGTTGCTTGCAACTACACGCTCTTCAACCGGACACGCTTTATTGACAACAAAAATATTCCCGTAGGCAGGCCGGTAATTTTCGTGGCAAACCACCAAAGCACCTTCGATATCCCGCCCCTGATCTTCTTTTTGCGCAGGTTTCACGGTAAATTTATATCCAAGATAGAATTGGCGCAAGCCGGCATCCCGAGCATATCGTTCAACCTAGTGCACGGAGGCGCTGCAAACATAGACCGTAAAGACCCCAAGCAGTCTATATCAGAAATATTGAAATTGGCCATGAATATGAAGACGAAAGGCTGGTCAGCCTTTATTTTCCCGGAGGGCACACGAACCAAAACCGGTCAGATGAAGCCATTTTCCATCGGCGGCATCGCCACTTTACTGAAAAAAGTACCCGATGCCCTAGTTGTCCCAGTAGCTATCAACGGATCTTATCGCATGGTAGAATATGGCATGTTTCCTTTGCGCCCATTTACATCGATGAGCTGGGAAGTATTAGACCCCATTGACACTGTAGGCCTAAATGCAGAAGAGATCGTAAAAAAAGCAGAAGAGATCATCAAACAAAAGATGGAAGGGTAA
- the ruvC gene encoding crossover junction endodeoxyribonuclease RuvC — protein sequence MQREKAKERIILGIDPGTVVLGYGLVKQVGQQISLISLGVIKMGHLDDHGLKLQRIFKKTSALVEQYKPDCVALEAPFYGKNVQVMLKLGRAQGVAMAAALNFDIPIFEYSPRKIKQAVTGSGNASKEQVAAMLKNILKFNETPEFLDATDGLAVAVCHAFQQNISSESKSYSGWAAFVKDNEKRVR from the coding sequence ATGCAACGAGAAAAGGCAAAAGAGCGGATAATTTTAGGCATCGACCCCGGAACAGTGGTACTTGGCTACGGATTAGTCAAGCAGGTGGGGCAGCAGATAAGCCTAATCTCGCTGGGCGTGATCAAGATGGGACACCTTGACGACCATGGACTTAAATTGCAACGTATTTTCAAGAAAACATCAGCACTGGTAGAACAGTACAAACCAGACTGCGTAGCACTTGAAGCGCCCTTTTATGGAAAAAATGTGCAGGTGATGCTGAAATTAGGTCGCGCACAAGGGGTAGCAATGGCAGCCGCCTTGAATTTTGACATACCCATTTTTGAGTATTCTCCGCGAAAAATAAAGCAGGCTGTTACAGGCAGCGGCAATGCCAGCAAAGAACAGGTTGCCGCCATGCTAAAAAACATCCTCAAATTCAATGAAACTCCAGAGTTCCTCGATGCTACCGATGGCCTAGCTGTTGCGGTATGCCATGCATTTCAGCAAAATATCAGTAGCGAGAGCAAAAGTTACAGCGGATGGGCCGCGTTCGTGAAAGACAATGAAAAACGTGTACGCTAG